From Xiphophorus maculatus strain JP 163 A chromosome 12, X_maculatus-5.0-male, whole genome shotgun sequence, the proteins below share one genomic window:
- the slc20a2 gene encoding sodium-dependent phosphate transporter 2 isoform X2, protein MDMEPYLWMVIIGFIIAFILAFSVGANDVANSFGTAVGSGVVTLKQACILASIFETLGSMLLGAKVGETIRKGIIDVSLYNNTVPVLMAGEVSAMVGSAVWQLIASFLKLPISGTHCIVGATIGFSMVAIGTKGVQWMQLVRIVSSWFISPLLSGLMSGLLFMLIRHFILNKDDSVPNGLRALPVFYASTIGINTFSIMYTGAPLLGLEMLPVWAIFLITLAGSLVCAALVWIFVCPWMRRKIASRLKKEQALSRISDESLDKIPEEEEESPVFKELPGAKGTDEAVVPLTGGSSDRNTRDSSGELSNMANGGTVLPNGRVYGRTHSMTNGCLKSPIANGSFTFDGHMRSDGQVYHTVHKDSGLYKDLLHKIHLGRMDDGDRSGAQQPDNNYRLLRRNNSYTCYTAAICGMPVQPVRRSESRDDSEKLVGEGGGRSNSVSYSKKRVRYDSYSSYCNAVAEAEIEAEEGGVELKLATELGGVEEEGAPAPVPLDDLVEEEHEEKDKSEVFLLFHFLQILTACFGSFAHGGNDVSNAIGPLVALWMIYEQGGVMQDATTPIWLLFYGGVGICAGLWVWGRRVIQTMGKDLTPITPSSGFCIEVMSALTVLVASNVGIPISSTHCKVGSVVAVGWIRSQKAVDWHLFRNIFLAWFVTVPVAGLFSAAVMALFVYGILPFV, encoded by the exons ATGGATATGGAACCGTATCTGTGGATGGTGATTATTGGCTTCATCATCGCCTTCATTTTGGCCTTCTCCGTCGGGGCCAACGATGTGGCTAACTCATTCGGCACAGCAGTGGGGTCCGGCGTGGTCACTCTGAAGCAGGCCTGCATCCTGGCGTCCATCTTTGAGACGCTGGGCTCAATGCTGCTTGGGGCCAAAGTGGGAGAGACCATTCGAAAGGGCATCATAGACGTCAGCCTCTATAACAACACGGTGCCCGTCCTAATGGCGGGGGAGGTCAGCGCCATGGTCG GGTCAGCTGTCTGGCAACTCATTGCCTCCTTCCTCAAACTGCCCATCTCCGGGACTCACTGCATTGTTGGAGCGACCATTGGCTTCTCCATGGTGGCCATCGGCACAAAGGGCGTGCAGTGGATGCAGCTGGTCAGAATCG TTTCTTCTTGGTTCATCTCACCCTTGCTCTCTGGACTCATGTCTGGACTCCTCTTCATGCTCATCAGGCACTTCATCCTCAATAAG GATGATTCTGTCCCAAATGGTCTGCGTGCTCTGCCTGTCTTCTATGCCTCTACCATCGGGATTAACACTTTCTCTATCATGTACACTGGAGCCCCAT TGCTTGGATTAGAGATGCTACCAGTTTGGGCCATCTTCCTCATCACATTAGCCGGGTCGCTGGTCTGTGCAGCTTTGGTCTGGATATTCGTCTGTCCTTGGATGAGAAGAAAAATAGCAA GTCGCCTAAAGAAGGAGCAGGCTCTGTCCAGGATATCTGATGAAAGTCTGGACAAAAtccctgaagaagaagaagagagccCCGTCTTCAAGGAGCTGCCTGGGGCAAAAGGCACAGACGAGGCCGTGGTGCCGCTCACAGGGGGCAGCAGTGACAGGAACACCCGGGATTCCAGCGGAGAGCTCTCCAACATGGCCAATGGAGGCACTGTCCTGCCCAACGGCAGGGTGTACG GTCGAACCCACTCTATGACTAACGGCTGCCTCAAGTCACCCATCGCTAACGGCAGCTTCACCTTCGATGGCCACATGCGTAGCGACGGCCAGGTTTACCACACGGTCCACAAGGACTCCGGCCTCTACAAAGACTTGCTCCACAAAATCCACCTGGGCCGCATGGATGATGGCGACCGATCCGGCGCACAACAGCCTGACAACAATTACCGTCTGCTGCGCCGCAACAACAGCTACACCTGCTACACAGCCGCGATATGCGGCATGCCCGTCCAGCCTGTCAGGCGCTCTGAGTCCCGTGATGACAGCGAGAAGCTGGTGGGAGAGGGCGGCGGCAGGAGCAACAGCGTATCCTACTCCAAAAAGCGGGTACGTTACGACAGCTACTCTTCGTACTGCAATGCCGTGGCCGAGGCTGAGATCGAAGCAGAGGAGGGAGGAGTGGAGCTGAAGCTGGCCACAGAGCTGGGAGGGGTGGAGGAAGAAGGAGCTCCAGCGCCGGTGCCTCTTGATGACTTGGTAGAGGAAGAGCACGAGGAGAAGGACAAGTCCGAGGTGTTCCTGCTTTTCCACTTCCTGCAGATCCTCACCGCTTGCTTTGGCTCTTTCGCCCATGGAGGCAATGATGTCAG TAATGCCATCGGGCCCCTGGTGGCGCTGTGGATGATTTATGAACAGGGCGGAGTCATGCAGGACGCTACCACTCCGATCTGGCTGCTGTTTTATGGCGGTGTGGGCATCTGTGCCGGCCTGTGGGTGTGGGGACGGCGCGTCATCCAGACCATGGGGAAGGACTTGACTCCCATCACCCCTTCAAG CGGATTTTGCATTGAAGTAATGAGTGCGCTAACAGTGCTTGTTGCATCAAATGTGGGCATCCCAATAAGCTCCACCCACTGCAAG GTGGGCTCGGTCGTAGCCGTGGGCTGGATCCGCTCCCAGAAAGCCGTGGACTGGCACCTCTTCAGGAACATCTTCCTGGCCTGGTTCGTCACGGTGCCGGTGGCTGGCCTGTTCAGCGCCGCCGTCATGGCCCTGTTCGTCTACGGCATCCTGCCCTTCGTCTGA
- the slc20a2 gene encoding sodium-dependent phosphate transporter 2 isoform X1, with the protein MDMEPYLWMVIIGFIIAFILAFSVGANDVANSFGTAVGSGVVTLKQACILASIFETLGSMLLGAKVGETIRKGIIDVSLYNNTVPVLMAGEVSAMVGSAVWQLIASFLKLPISGTHCIVGATIGFSMVAIGTKGVQWMQLVRIVSSWFISPLLSGLMSGLLFMLIRHFILNKDDSVPNGLRALPVFYASTIGINTFSIMYTGAPLLGLEMLPVWAIFLITLAGSLVCAALVWIFVCPWMRRKIASRLKKEQALSRISDESLDKIPEEEEESPVFKELPGAKGTDEAVVPLTGGSSDRNTRDSSGELSNMANGGTVLPNGRVYGRTHSMTNGCLKSPIANGSFTFDGHMRSDGQVYHTVHKDSGLYKDLLHKIHLGRMDDGDRSGAQQPDNNYRLLRRNNSYTCYTAAICGMPVQPVRRSESRDDSEKLVGEGGGRSNSVSYSKKRVRYDSYSSYCNAVAEAEIEAEEGGVELKLATELGGVEEEGAPAPVPLDDLVEEEHEEKDKSEVFLLFHFLQILTACFGSFAHGGNDVSNAIGPLVALWMIYEQGGVMQDATTPIWLLFYGGVGICAGLWVWGRRVIQTMGKDLTPITPSSGFTIELASAVTVVLASNIGIPVSTTHCKVGSVVAVGWIRSQKAVDWHLFRNIFLAWFVTVPVAGLFSAAVMALFVYGILPFV; encoded by the exons ATGGATATGGAACCGTATCTGTGGATGGTGATTATTGGCTTCATCATCGCCTTCATTTTGGCCTTCTCCGTCGGGGCCAACGATGTGGCTAACTCATTCGGCACAGCAGTGGGGTCCGGCGTGGTCACTCTGAAGCAGGCCTGCATCCTGGCGTCCATCTTTGAGACGCTGGGCTCAATGCTGCTTGGGGCCAAAGTGGGAGAGACCATTCGAAAGGGCATCATAGACGTCAGCCTCTATAACAACACGGTGCCCGTCCTAATGGCGGGGGAGGTCAGCGCCATGGTCG GGTCAGCTGTCTGGCAACTCATTGCCTCCTTCCTCAAACTGCCCATCTCCGGGACTCACTGCATTGTTGGAGCGACCATTGGCTTCTCCATGGTGGCCATCGGCACAAAGGGCGTGCAGTGGATGCAGCTGGTCAGAATCG TTTCTTCTTGGTTCATCTCACCCTTGCTCTCTGGACTCATGTCTGGACTCCTCTTCATGCTCATCAGGCACTTCATCCTCAATAAG GATGATTCTGTCCCAAATGGTCTGCGTGCTCTGCCTGTCTTCTATGCCTCTACCATCGGGATTAACACTTTCTCTATCATGTACACTGGAGCCCCAT TGCTTGGATTAGAGATGCTACCAGTTTGGGCCATCTTCCTCATCACATTAGCCGGGTCGCTGGTCTGTGCAGCTTTGGTCTGGATATTCGTCTGTCCTTGGATGAGAAGAAAAATAGCAA GTCGCCTAAAGAAGGAGCAGGCTCTGTCCAGGATATCTGATGAAAGTCTGGACAAAAtccctgaagaagaagaagagagccCCGTCTTCAAGGAGCTGCCTGGGGCAAAAGGCACAGACGAGGCCGTGGTGCCGCTCACAGGGGGCAGCAGTGACAGGAACACCCGGGATTCCAGCGGAGAGCTCTCCAACATGGCCAATGGAGGCACTGTCCTGCCCAACGGCAGGGTGTACG GTCGAACCCACTCTATGACTAACGGCTGCCTCAAGTCACCCATCGCTAACGGCAGCTTCACCTTCGATGGCCACATGCGTAGCGACGGCCAGGTTTACCACACGGTCCACAAGGACTCCGGCCTCTACAAAGACTTGCTCCACAAAATCCACCTGGGCCGCATGGATGATGGCGACCGATCCGGCGCACAACAGCCTGACAACAATTACCGTCTGCTGCGCCGCAACAACAGCTACACCTGCTACACAGCCGCGATATGCGGCATGCCCGTCCAGCCTGTCAGGCGCTCTGAGTCCCGTGATGACAGCGAGAAGCTGGTGGGAGAGGGCGGCGGCAGGAGCAACAGCGTATCCTACTCCAAAAAGCGGGTACGTTACGACAGCTACTCTTCGTACTGCAATGCCGTGGCCGAGGCTGAGATCGAAGCAGAGGAGGGAGGAGTGGAGCTGAAGCTGGCCACAGAGCTGGGAGGGGTGGAGGAAGAAGGAGCTCCAGCGCCGGTGCCTCTTGATGACTTGGTAGAGGAAGAGCACGAGGAGAAGGACAAGTCCGAGGTGTTCCTGCTTTTCCACTTCCTGCAGATCCTCACCGCTTGCTTTGGCTCTTTCGCCCATGGAGGCAATGATGTCAG TAATGCCATCGGGCCCCTGGTGGCGCTGTGGATGATTTATGAACAGGGCGGAGTCATGCAGGACGCTACCACTCCGATCTGGCTGCTGTTTTATGGCGGTGTGGGCATCTGTGCCGGCCTGTGGGTGTGGGGACGGCGCGTCATCCAGACCATGGGGAAGGACTTGACTCCCATCACCCCTTCAAG TGGGTTCACTATTGAACTGGCCTCTGCAGTCACAGTCGTGTTGGCTTCAAATATCGGAATCCCTGTCAGTACCACACACTGCAAG GTGGGCTCGGTCGTAGCCGTGGGCTGGATCCGCTCCCAGAAAGCCGTGGACTGGCACCTCTTCAGGAACATCTTCCTGGCCTGGTTCGTCACGGTGCCGGTGGCTGGCCTGTTCAGCGCCGCCGTCATGGCCCTGTTCGTCTACGGCATCCTGCCCTTCGTCTGA